The Haloplanus sp. GDY1 genomic sequence CGTCCTGAACGCGAGGCCGTCGGCACGCAGGACGCGGGGGCAGGACGCGACCCGGCCGGGGCGGTATCGGCCGTCGTACAGGTCGGCCCCCGTTCCCGGCGTCCCGACGGGTGTCGCGGTCCCGTCCGCGACGGCGACCGGAATCGCGTACTCCAGCGGGGCCTCCGGGAGGGCGAGATCGCGGTCGACGGTCGCCTCGCGCCAGGGAAGCGCCCGCGCCCCGCGGAAAAACGGCGCCAGCAGGGTGACCGCGGCGACGTAGGCCGCGACGGGCTTGCCGGGGAGCGCGAACGCGACGGCGTCGTGGCCCCCGAGGCGGATACACGCGGCCGGGCGTCCGGGACGGAGCGCGACGCCCCGCCAGACGACCGCGCCGAGGTCGGCCAGCACGCCGACGGTGTGGTCCAGTCGCCCGACGCTGGTGCCGCCCGAGGTGACGAGCACGTCGTGTGTCTCGGCCGCCGCACGCAACCGGCGACGGAGGGCCGTCGAGTCGTCGGGCGCGGTCCCCGCGAGCGTGGCGTCGTGCCCCCACCGACGGCACAGGCCGGCGATCGTGGCCGAGTCGCGGTCCGGTTGGGCGCCGGCGTCCACCTCGTCGCCGGTGGCGACGACGGCGGCGGAGAGCGGCTCCCGGACGGTGACCCGGTCCCGGCCCAGGTCGCGGAGGATCGCGGCGT encodes the following:
- a CDS encoding molybdopterin molybdotransferase MoeA, translating into MSSLRDPAEAATAAARLGEAVAGETTTVAADAVGGLRLVEAVVAADPRPAHDYATMDGFAVAAGDPLPLSIRDRTLAPDDDPVDHAAGTATRIATGAPLPRGADAVVPREDARVDGERLRGPSLEAWTNVVRRGSYCSAGETLVESGTVLSPRDAAILRDLGRDRVTVREPLSAAVVATGDEVDAGAQPDRDSATIAGLCRRWGHDATLAGTAPDDSTALRRRLRAAAETHDVLVTSGGTSVGRLDHTVGVLADLGAVVWRGVALRPGRPAACIRLGGHDAVAFALPGKPVAAYVAAVTLLAPFFRGARALPWREATVDRDLALPEAPLEYAIPVAVADGTATPVGTPGTGADLYDGRYRPGRVASCPRVLRADGLAFRTAPLVAGDAVEWTPFPALETP